A segment of the Bacillus licheniformis DSM 13 = ATCC 14580 genome:
ATCGGCAGCTCTTCGATGGATTTAGTCGTGACATCGCCCAAGCGGCCGGCCGCCGGAGAAACGGTGCTTGGCGAATCTTTTAAAACGGTTCCGGGCGGAAAGGGGGCCAACCAAGCGGTAGCCGCGGCCCGGCTTGGCGCCGAGGTCCATATGATCGGCTGCGTCGGCGATGATCATTACGGGAAAGCCATCCTCGACAATTTTCAAGCCAATGGTGTCTTGACAGACTATGTGGAACCGGTTACAGGTCAGGAAAGCGGAACCGCACATATCGTTCTCGCAGACGGCGACAACAGCATTATCGTCGTCAAAGGGGCAAATGACCATGTCACACCTGAATACGTTCAAAAAGCGCTGCCTGCGATTAAACAGGCAGACATCGTTCTGATTCAGCAGGAGATTCCGGAAGAAACCGTCGATTATGTCAGCGGACTGTGCAGCTCTCTCGGCATTCCTCTCCTGCTGAATCCGGCACCAGCCCGTCCGCTACGCCCGGAAACGGTCGAACACGCGGCCTACATCACGCCAAACGAGCATGAAGCTTCGGTACTGTTTCAGGGCATGTCCCGGGAGGAAGCGTTAAAGCGCTATCCGGAGAAGCTGTTCATCACAGAAGGGAAAAACGGCGTCCGCTATCACAATGGTCTGGAAGAACGTGTCGTTCCTTCATTCCCTGTCAATGCGATTGATACGACGGGCGCCGGAGACACCTTCAATGCGGGATTTGCCGTCGCGCTTTCCGAAGGACAAAGCATCGAATCTGCCTTGCGCTTTGCGAACCGGGCGGCTTCCCTGTCGGTTCTGAAATTCGGCGCACAAGGCGGCATGCCAAAACGGGATGAAGTGGAGCGTGAACTGTCATGAAAAAACACGGAATATTAAACAGCCATATCGCAAAATTGCTGGCCGATCTCGGGCATACCGATACCATCGTCATCGCGGACGCCGGTCTGCCCGTTCCGCCCGGCGTCCCCAAAATCGATCTCGCACTGACATTGGGTACGCCCGGATTTCGAGAGGTTACAAAGCTCATCGCCGATGAAATGGTTGTCGAAAAAGTGACGGCAGCCCAAGAAATAGAAAGCGTCAATCCCGGTCAAGCCGCATTTTTAAAAGCGGAATTTTCAAACCAAAAGATTGACTATATCCCGCACGAAGCATTCAAAAAGGCAACGAGCCAGGCGAAAGCGGTCATTCGCACAGGGGAAGCAACGCCTTATGCAAATTGCATCTTGCACGCGGGAGTGATCTTTTAGATGTTTACATTCTACATCTGGAAAGAAGGGATAGCCCATGCATATTAAAATGAAGGACATTTTTAAAGCCTTTGGCCAAAACCAGGTGCTGTCCGGCGTTTCCTTCGAGCTTCAAGAAGGTGAAGTCCACGCTTTAATGGGAGAAAACGGCGCCGGAAAGTCGACACTCATGAATCTGTTGACTGGACTTCACAAGCTGGACAGCGGAACGATCGAGATCGACGGAAAAGAAACGTATTTTTCAGATCCAAAGGAAGCCGAACAGAACGGAATCGCCTTTATCCATCAGGAGCTGAACATTTGGCCTGAAATGACCGTTTTGGAAAATCTGTTTATCGGCAGAGAGCTTTCTTCCAAACTTGGATTTTTAAACAACAAGAAAATGAAAGCGCTAGCAAAAGAGCAGCTTGAAAGGCTCGGTGTCTCAATTTCTCTTGAAAAAGAAGCCGGAGACTGTTCCGTCGGCCAGCAGCAAATGATCGAAATCGCAAAAGCCCTTATGACAGACGCGAAAGTGATCATCATGGATGAACCGACGGCAGCGTTGACAGAAAGAGAAATTGAAAAACTGTTCGGCGTCATTAGAGCATTAAAGAAAAACGGCGTCTCCATCGTCTATATATCCCACCGCATGGAAGAAATCTTCACGATTTGCGACAGGATCACGGTGATGCGCGATGGAAAAACGGTGGACACGAAACGGATTCCCGACACCGACTTTCATGAAGTGGTGAAAAAGATGGTCGGACGGGAGCTGACCGAACGCTATCCTGAAAGACAGCCAAATCCGGGACGCGTCGTCCTCGAAGTCAAGCAGGCATCCAAAAAAGGAGTCTTCCAAAATATCAGCTTTTCCGTCCGCTCCGGCGAAATCGTCGGGATTTCAGGACTGATGGGTGCCGGGCGCACCGAGCTGATGAGAGCGGTTTTCGGGCTCGATCCGCTTGACTCGGGAGACATTTTCATCGAAGGCAAAAAAGCGGCGCTCAAAAAACCGAGCGATGCCGTTCAAAAGGGAATCGGCTTTATTACCGAGAACCGCAAGGATGAAGGACTTGTGCTCGACACGTCCATCAGAGAAAATATCGCCCTTCCGAATCTCGCCAGCTTTTCGCCGAAAGGATGGATTGACAAAAAAAGCGAGCAGGAATTTGTCGATCTTCTGATCAAGCGGCTGACGATCAAAACGGAATCGCCGGAAACCCACGCGCGAAACCTTTCAGGAGGAAACCAGCAAAAAGTGGTCATTGCCAAATGGATCGGCATCGGCCCTAAAGTGCTGATTTTGGATGAGCCGACCAGAGGCGTCGATGTCGGCGCGAAAAGGGAGATTTATCAGCTGATGAACGAGCTGACAGACCGCGGCGTCGCGATCGTCATGGTCTCTTCAGAGCTCCCCGAGATTCTCGGGATGAGCGACCGCGTCCTTGTAATCCATGAAGGAACGCTAAGCGGAGAGCTATCAAGAAATGATGCCACGCAAGAACGAATTATGACACTCGCTACAGGAGGACGGTAACATGAAAACTCAACCGGCTGTGAAAAAAAGCCTTAATGTTGATTCTGTAATGCAAAAGCTCGGTCCGTTTCTCGGCCTGATCATTCTCGTCGTCATCGTATCATTGTTAAATCCGAGCTTTTTAGAACCGTTAAATATTTTAAACTTGTTAAGACAAGTCGCCATTAATGCGCTGATCGCGTTTGGCATGACCTTTGTCATTTTAACCGGCGGCATCGATCTTTCCGTCGGAGCGATTTTGGCGCTGTCAAGCGCATTGATCGCCGGAATGATCGCCGGCGGCATCGATCCTGTTTTCGCCGTCATCATCGGCTGCCTGATCGGAGCCCTGCTCGGCTTGGTCAACGGGCTGTTAATCACGAAAGGTAAAATGGCCCCGTTCATCGCAACACTTGCCACAATGACGATTTTCCGCGGATTGACGATGGTTTATACAGACGGCAATCCGATTACAGGGCTCGGCAACCACTACGGCTTCCAGCTTTTCGGACGCGGTTACTTTTTAGGCATCCCCGTCCCTGCGATTACAATGGCAGCCGCCTTTATCATCCTCTGGGTGATCCTTCACAAAACGCCTTTCGGCCGCCGCACATATGCAATCGGCGGAAATGAAAAAGCGGCCTTGATCTCGGGCATTAAAGTTCCGCGCGTCAAAATGATGATTTATTCTCTTGCAGGCCTATTATCCGCGTTGGCTGGAGCCATCTTGACGTCACGGCTAAACTCAGCCCAGCCGACGGCAGGCACTTCCTATGAACTCGACGCCATAGCCGCAGTCGTATTAGGCGGCACAAGCCTTGCCGGAGGAAGAGGACGAATTGCCGGCACACTCATCGGCGTCCTGATCATCGGAACGTTGAATAACGGCTTGAACCTGCTTGGCGTCTCTTCCTTTTTCCAAATGGTCGTCAAAGGTGTCGTCATTTTGATCGCAGTCCTGCTGGACCGCAAGAAATCCGCTTAAGGAGGGCTATACTGATGAAAAAAACATTAACGGTTTTCACCGCATTGGCGCTTCTGTTTCTGTCCGCCTGCTCGCTGGAGCCGCCGGAATGGGCAAAGCCGAATAAAGAAAAAGGAACGGATATTAAAATCGGTTTATCTGTCTCAACTTTGAAAAATCCGTTTTTCGTTTCATTAAAGAACGGAGTTGTCAAAGAAGCCAAAAAACAAGGGATAGAAGTGATTGTCGTCGATGCACAGGACGATTCGGCAAAGCAGACGAATGATGTCGAAGATCTTCTGCAGCAAGGCGTTGACGCTTTATTGATCAACCCGGCGGACTCCTCCGCCATCTCAACTGCAGTCCAATCGGCCAATTCGCTTGGCATTCCGGTCGTCACCCTTGACCGCTCCGCCGAAAACGGAAAAGTAGAAACGCTCGTCGCTTCAGATAACGTAAAAGGCGGACAAATGGCAGCGGACTTTATTGTGGAGCAGCTCGGCAAAGGCGCAAAAGTGGCTGAGCTTGAAGGCGTCCCCGGCGCATCGGCAACAAGGGAACGGGGCTCAGGGTTTCATAAGACCGCTGATGACAAGCTGAATGTGATCGCCAAGCAAACAGCCGACTTTGACCGGACAAAAGGGTTGAACGTCATGGAGAACCTCCTTCAAGGAAACCCTGATATTCAAGCGGTTTTCGCACATAATGACGAAATGGCGCTCGGCGCGATTGAAGCGATCAGAAGCTCAGGGAAAGAGATTCTTGTCGTCGGCTTCGACGGCAATGAAGATGCGGTTAAAGCGGTTCAGGCCGGAGACATGTCGGCAACGATCGCCCAGCAGCCTGAATTGATCGGCAAGCTCGCCGTACAAGCGGCCCGCGATATTTTGAACGGCAAAAAAGTTGAAAAAACGATACCCGCACCGCTCAAACTGGAAACGAAAAAGTAACTGTGAAATCAGACCTCTTGATACATGGAGGTCTGATTTTTTTTGGCCACCTCCATAAAAGCCCTTGCCGCCCGGCTCAAATGGCATTTTTCAGGATAAGCAAACACAAGCGTCCGGGACTGATCGGCCTGCAAAGGAACATAGACGATCCTGACTGACCCTTTCCGCAAAACGGCGCGCCGAATTCCGGTCCTCATCATGCGCACCATTGCTGTGCAACATGTTTAAGGAAGGTTAGCGAAAGCAAAAAAGCCCCCTTTTCAAAGAGGGCTTTTTCATTTACTCGGGATTGCCTTCGGCCGCTTCAATTCCGGCTGCAAGATCGTGTTTATTGAAATCCGCTTGAAAGAAATCTTGCGTATTCGGCAATCTGAGGTTCATATTGAGTTTTTGAGAAATTTGCACCGTGCATTCTTCGATTTCATAATCGAAAACGTGTCCGCCGACATTGCGGTCTTCATCTATAAAGTGAAGATGGAAGCCGGAAACTGCGATTCCGTTGGCATATTGCGGTGTCCAAAAGCCGACGATCGTCCCCGTAATATCATTAAAATCAAAGATCGGCTGTGATTTTACCGCATCAACCATCGGCACATACGGTTTTTCCTGAAGTTCAACTGTTCTCGTTTTGACTTTCTTAAAGGTTCCGTCCATGCGAATCGCGTAAAACAGGTTTTCACTCGGCATGATCCGTTTCATTTCTTCTTCGAACGCCTCAAGCGGCATCCGCTGCTTGATTTCGTGATAGATATCCGGCCGGAAGAAAGCCAGCGAGCAAAATGGAGAACAATCGCTTCCTTGAACTGGGTAGGCTTTTCCATCGGAACGGAGACGGTAAAACTCACCGTCAAAACCGATCAGCTCGCCGTCGAGCCGGTTGAACGTTCCGATCCCGAAGTCTCCGTGCTCCTTCGCTTCGGACATATAAAAATCCCCGTCGTAAATTCCGTCCAATAAAGATACCATCGTTGAGACCTGATAGACTTGATCGAGGTTCTTATCAACGGGCTGAATTATTTTTTGTTTGCTTGCACTTTTCATTTTCCTCTTTTCACTCCCTTGATTTTGTTCGTTGTG
Coding sequences within it:
- a CDS encoding sugar ABC transporter ATP-binding protein — its product is MHIKMKDIFKAFGQNQVLSGVSFELQEGEVHALMGENGAGKSTLMNLLTGLHKLDSGTIEIDGKETYFSDPKEAEQNGIAFIHQELNIWPEMTVLENLFIGRELSSKLGFLNNKKMKALAKEQLERLGVSISLEKEAGDCSVGQQQMIEIAKALMTDAKVIIMDEPTAALTEREIEKLFGVIRALKKNGVSIVYISHRMEEIFTICDRITVMRDGKTVDTKRIPDTDFHEVVKKMVGRELTERYPERQPNPGRVVLEVKQASKKGVFQNISFSVRSGEIVGISGLMGAGRTELMRAVFGLDPLDSGDIFIEGKKAALKKPSDAVQKGIGFITENRKDEGLVLDTSIRENIALPNLASFSPKGWIDKKSEQEFVDLLIKRLTIKTESPETHARNLSGGNQQKVVIAKWIGIGPKVLILDEPTRGVDVGAKREIYQLMNELTDRGVAIVMVSSELPEILGMSDRVLVIHEGTLSGELSRNDATQERIMTLATGGR
- the budA gene encoding acetolactate decarboxylase gives rise to the protein MKSASKQKIIQPVDKNLDQVYQVSTMVSLLDGIYDGDFYMSEAKEHGDFGIGTFNRLDGELIGFDGEFYRLRSDGKAYPVQGSDCSPFCSLAFFRPDIYHEIKQRMPLEAFEEEMKRIMPSENLFYAIRMDGTFKKVKTRTVELQEKPYVPMVDAVKSQPIFDFNDITGTIVGFWTPQYANGIAVSGFHLHFIDEDRNVGGHVFDYEIEECTVQISQKLNMNLRLPNTQDFFQADFNKHDLAAGIEAAEGNPE
- the rbsK gene encoding ribokinase, giving the protein MSKICVIGSSSMDLVVTSPKRPAAGETVLGESFKTVPGGKGANQAVAAARLGAEVHMIGCVGDDHYGKAILDNFQANGVLTDYVEPVTGQESGTAHIVLADGDNSIIVVKGANDHVTPEYVQKALPAIKQADIVLIQQEIPEETVDYVSGLCSSLGIPLLLNPAPARPLRPETVEHAAYITPNEHEASVLFQGMSREEALKRYPEKLFITEGKNGVRYHNGLEERVVPSFPVNAIDTTGAGDTFNAGFAVALSEGQSIESALRFANRAASLSVLKFGAQGGMPKRDEVERELS
- the rbsC gene encoding ribose ABC transporter permease RbsC codes for the protein MKTQPAVKKSLNVDSVMQKLGPFLGLIILVVIVSLLNPSFLEPLNILNLLRQVAINALIAFGMTFVILTGGIDLSVGAILALSSALIAGMIAGGIDPVFAVIIGCLIGALLGLVNGLLITKGKMAPFIATLATMTIFRGLTMVYTDGNPITGLGNHYGFQLFGRGYFLGIPVPAITMAAAFIILWVILHKTPFGRRTYAIGGNEKAALISGIKVPRVKMMIYSLAGLLSALAGAILTSRLNSAQPTAGTSYELDAIAAVVLGGTSLAGGRGRIAGTLIGVLIIGTLNNGLNLLGVSSFFQMVVKGVVILIAVLLDRKKSA
- the rbsB gene encoding ribose ABC transporter substrate-binding protein RbsB, giving the protein MKKTLTVFTALALLFLSACSLEPPEWAKPNKEKGTDIKIGLSVSTLKNPFFVSLKNGVVKEAKKQGIEVIVVDAQDDSAKQTNDVEDLLQQGVDALLINPADSSAISTAVQSANSLGIPVVTLDRSAENGKVETLVASDNVKGGQMAADFIVEQLGKGAKVAELEGVPGASATRERGSGFHKTADDKLNVIAKQTADFDRTKGLNVMENLLQGNPDIQAVFAHNDEMALGAIEAIRSSGKEILVVGFDGNEDAVKAVQAGDMSATIAQQPELIGKLAVQAARDILNGKKVEKTIPAPLKLETKK
- the rbsD gene encoding D-ribose pyranase, with amino-acid sequence MKKHGILNSHIAKLLADLGHTDTIVIADAGLPVPPGVPKIDLALTLGTPGFREVTKLIADEMVVEKVTAAQEIESVNPGQAAFLKAEFSNQKIDYIPHEAFKKATSQAKAVIRTGEATPYANCILHAGVIF